One part of the Parambassis ranga chromosome 8, fParRan2.1, whole genome shotgun sequence genome encodes these proteins:
- the cyb561 gene encoding transmembrane ascorbate-dependent reductase CYB561, translating to MDDSGPRQGRSVFVGLVGTSQVLGLASVILTGVWMGHYRGGFAWDGSAQEFNLHPLCMVLGLVFLHGDAILVYRVFRNEAKRNVKLLHGIIHLLALIFSIIGFVAVFDFHRQAKIPDMYSLHSWCGMATLILFCLQWVMGLLFFLFPIASSWLRASYLPVHVFCGLVLLVMSIGTSLLGITEKLLFSIMPTYSQFAPEGVLANVLGLLLVCFGVLLGYLITREEYRRPPNPEEESLSVHFKTLTEGGSPSSP from the exons ATGGATGATTCTGGCCCTCGCCAAGGCCGCTCTGTGTTCGTGGGTTTGGTGGGAACGTCGCAGGTGCTGGGCCTGGCGTCTGTGATTCTGACCGGCGTGTGGATGGGTCACTACCGCGGTGGCTTCGCCTGGGACGGCTCAGCGCAGGAGTTCAACCTGCACCCTCTGTGCATGGTGCTGGGCTTGGTGTTCCTGCACGGCGACG CCATCCTGGTCTACAGAGTGTTCCGTAACGAGGCAAAGAGGAACGTGAAGCTGCTTCATGGCATCATTCACCTGCTCGCCCTCATCTTCAGCATCATag gcttTGTAGCTGTGTTTGACTTCCACAGACAAGCTAAGATTCCAGACATGTACTCTTTACACAGCTGGTGTGGCATGGCTACCCTGATCCTATTCTGTttacag TGGGTGATGGGTTTGctcttcttcctgtttcctaTTGCGTCGTCATGGCTACGAGCCTCGTACCTCCCCGTCCATGTGTTCTGTGGTCTGGTTCTGCTGGTCATGTCCATAGGGACCAGTCTGCTCGGCATCACAGAGAAACTCCTCTTCAGCATCAT GCCGACCTACTCTCAGTTCGCTCCGGAGGGGGTGCTGGCTAACGTCTTGGGGCTCCTGCTGGTGTGCTTCGGGGTGCTGCTGGGTTACTTGATCACCAGGGAGGAGTACAGACGCCCACCGAACCCAGAGGAAGAGTCTTTATCCGTCCACTTCAAAACCCTGACTGAGGGGGGGTCTCCGAGCTCACCCTGA